A stretch of Caballeronia sp. NK8 DNA encodes these proteins:
- a CDS encoding aldehyde dehydrogenase family protein, with protein sequence MLEKREFYIDGRWDEPRTVRALPVVDPSTGQPCAVISAGDETDIDRAVDAARRAFTGWSRTTPVERLALVEKLLAIYERRAPEMAEMISLEMGAPIDLAAHDHVGAGAFHIENFIAAFRDFRFERPLGAHAPDDRILMEPIGVAGLITPWNWPMNQVALKVVPALLAGCTAVLKPSEIAPLSSLLFAEYIDEAGFPGGVFNLVNGDGAQAGARLSSHPDVDMISFTGSTRAGIAISIAAAQTLKRVSLELGGKGANLVFADADAGAVKRGVLHCFKNTGQSCNAPTRMLVERSIYARVVEQAREIAQSVAVDVAHQPGKHMGPLASEAQFMKVQEMIEKGIDEGARLVAGGPGRPRGQEAGYFVRPTVFADVSNQMAIAREEIFGPVLSIIPFDSEDEAIAIANDTPYGLANYVQSTDGEKRNRVAARLRSGMVEMNGKPRGAGSPFGGIKASGRAREGGVWGIEEFLEVKAVSGWAHA encoded by the coding sequence GTGCTTGAAAAAAGAGAGTTTTATATCGATGGGCGCTGGGATGAACCCCGGACGGTGCGGGCGCTTCCCGTCGTCGATCCATCGACCGGACAGCCCTGCGCAGTCATTTCCGCCGGCGATGAAACCGACATCGATCGTGCGGTCGATGCGGCGCGCCGTGCCTTCACCGGCTGGTCGCGTACCACGCCGGTCGAGCGCCTCGCGCTGGTGGAGAAGCTCCTTGCGATCTACGAGCGTCGCGCGCCCGAGATGGCGGAGATGATCAGCCTGGAAATGGGCGCGCCCATCGACCTGGCCGCGCACGATCACGTCGGCGCTGGTGCGTTCCACATCGAAAATTTCATCGCCGCATTTCGTGACTTTCGATTCGAACGCCCGCTGGGAGCTCACGCTCCCGATGACCGCATCCTGATGGAGCCGATCGGCGTAGCGGGCCTCATCACGCCGTGGAACTGGCCGATGAACCAGGTCGCGCTGAAGGTCGTGCCCGCGTTGCTCGCGGGCTGCACCGCGGTGCTCAAGCCCTCGGAAATCGCCCCGTTGTCGTCGCTGCTTTTCGCGGAGTACATCGACGAAGCGGGCTTCCCGGGCGGTGTCTTCAATCTCGTCAATGGCGACGGCGCGCAAGCGGGCGCACGGCTCTCATCCCATCCGGATGTGGACATGATCAGCTTCACCGGTTCGACGCGCGCGGGCATCGCCATTTCGATCGCGGCGGCGCAGACCCTCAAGCGCGTGTCGCTCGAACTCGGCGGCAAAGGCGCGAATCTTGTCTTCGCAGACGCGGATGCCGGCGCAGTGAAGCGCGGTGTGCTCCATTGCTTCAAGAACACGGGACAAAGCTGCAACGCACCCACGCGCATGCTGGTCGAGCGGTCGATTTATGCGCGCGTGGTCGAGCAAGCGCGCGAGATCGCGCAAAGCGTGGCCGTCGATGTGGCTCATCAGCCGGGCAAGCATATGGGGCCGCTCGCATCCGAGGCGCAGTTCATGAAAGTGCAGGAGATGATCGAAAAGGGTATCGACGAAGGCGCGCGACTCGTGGCAGGCGGTCCCGGACGCCCACGCGGACAGGAGGCTGGTTACTTCGTTCGTCCGACTGTCTTCGCCGACGTGAGTAACCAGATGGCCATTGCCCGCGAGGAGATCTTCGGGCCGGTGCTCTCGATCATCCCGTTCGATAGCGAGGATGAAGCCATCGCCATTGCCAACGACACGCCCTACGGCCTCGCCAACTACGTGCAATCCACGGACGGCGAGAAGCGCAATCGCGTCGCCGCGCGGCTGCGCTCCGGCATGGTCGAGATGAACGGCAAACCGCGTGGAGCCGGATCGCCTTTCGGCGGCATCAAGGCATCGGGCCGTGCACGTGAGGGCGGCGTGTGGGGCATCGAGGAGTTTCTCGAGGTCAAGGCCGTCTCCGGCTGGGCGCACGCCTGA
- a CDS encoding CaiB/BaiF CoA-transferase family protein, with protein MSKALSGVRVLDLSRVLAGPWASQTLADLGAEVIKIERPGNGDDTRGWGPPYLTDPDGRSTGEAAYYLAANRGKKSVTLNIARAEGQAIVRQLAAQADVFIENYKVGDMARYGLSYEDLRKLNPRLVYCSVTGFGQTGPLAGMAGYDFIVQGMGGLMSITGERDECSGGGPQKVGVAFADIMTGMYATVAILAAIAQRATTGEGQYIDMALLDVQVATMANMNLNYLVSGTTPRRQGNAHANIVPYQVFDAKDGQMVIAVGNDSQFAKFCETGDCLHLAADPRFATNAARVAHRDVLIPMLEKMMLTRTVDEWTVQLNRKSVPAGPINSIAQAFEHPQVKHRQMRVDIAHPLAGSVPSVASPIRMSASPMTYDTPPPTLGQHTDEVLASLCGMRAGDIEALRSRAIV; from the coding sequence ATGTCCAAAGCACTATCCGGTGTACGCGTGCTGGATCTGTCGCGCGTGCTCGCCGGACCCTGGGCGAGTCAGACGCTCGCGGATCTGGGAGCGGAAGTCATCAAGATCGAACGGCCCGGAAACGGCGATGACACGCGTGGCTGGGGACCGCCCTATCTGACGGACCCAGACGGTCGATCCACGGGCGAAGCCGCCTACTATCTCGCGGCCAATCGCGGTAAGAAGTCTGTGACCCTGAACATAGCGCGTGCGGAGGGTCAGGCCATCGTCCGTCAGCTCGCGGCACAGGCCGACGTATTCATCGAGAACTACAAGGTGGGCGATATGGCCCGCTATGGTCTGTCATACGAAGACCTTCGGAAACTCAACCCGCGTCTCGTCTATTGCTCGGTGACGGGTTTCGGGCAGACCGGACCGCTCGCCGGGATGGCCGGCTACGACTTCATCGTGCAGGGCATGGGCGGCCTCATGAGCATCACCGGCGAGCGCGATGAGTGTTCAGGTGGTGGCCCGCAGAAGGTCGGCGTCGCGTTTGCGGACATCATGACCGGCATGTATGCGACGGTCGCGATACTCGCGGCCATCGCCCAGCGGGCCACAACGGGTGAAGGGCAGTACATCGACATGGCGTTACTCGATGTTCAGGTGGCGACGATGGCCAACATGAACCTGAACTACCTCGTCTCGGGGACGACGCCGCGCCGGCAAGGCAATGCACACGCGAACATCGTGCCGTATCAGGTGTTCGACGCGAAGGACGGGCAAATGGTGATCGCCGTCGGCAACGACAGTCAGTTCGCGAAGTTCTGCGAGACGGGTGACTGCCTTCATCTCGCGGCCGACCCGAGATTCGCGACCAACGCTGCACGCGTGGCTCACCGCGATGTGCTCATTCCCATGCTCGAAAAGATGATGCTCACGCGCACGGTGGACGAGTGGACCGTGCAGCTCAATCGGAAAAGCGTGCCCGCCGGGCCCATCAACAGCATCGCGCAGGCGTTCGAGCATCCGCAGGTGAAACATCGGCAGATGCGGGTGGACATTGCGCATCCGTTGGCAGGCAGCGTGCCGAGCGTGGCCAGTCCTATCCGCATGTCCGCGTCACCCATGACCTACGATACGCCGCCGCCAACGCTCGGTCAGCACACCGACGAGGTGCTCGCATCGCTCTGCGGGATGCGTGCGGGCGATATCGAGGCGCTGCGCAGCCGCGCGATCGTATGA
- a CDS encoding acetolactate synthase large subunit — MNGAESLVTTLLESGVDTCFANPGTSEMHFVAALDQIPGMRCVLGLQENIVTGMADGYYRIAGKPASTLLHCGPGLANGWANLHNARRANSGIVNIVGDQATYHQPFDAPLTADTAGLANAVSRWVRTSRHAADVGRDAATAVAAARTAPGQIATLILPSDTSWDAGGVAARALPVPAAPAVDPFAVETAARILRHNPNVLILLGGHCAMPQAQELAWRIASATGATLKYEYVNGRVARGRGRLPIERLPYNTDQAIKLLEPFQHIILVNAKAPVGFFAYPGKPSIQYSGTAQIHTVSRVEQDPVSALLALAQALNAPPAAMPDAGPRPEAGRGTPTPEGLARTLAALMPENAIVSDESVSFGRGFYQFTHGAAPHDWLQLTGGAIGDGLPVATGAAVASSGARRVISLQADGSAMYSLQSLWTQAREKLPCTTILLSNRKYNILIGEYQNVGAIPGPTAMSMLDLSNPELDWVKLANGMGVEAARATTLEACADLMKQSFLQNGPFLIELII, encoded by the coding sequence ATGAATGGCGCTGAGAGTCTTGTTACCACGTTGCTCGAGTCGGGCGTCGACACCTGCTTCGCCAATCCCGGAACCAGTGAGATGCACTTCGTTGCGGCACTGGATCAGATCCCGGGCATGCGTTGCGTGCTCGGCCTTCAGGAAAACATCGTGACCGGCATGGCCGATGGTTACTACCGTATCGCCGGCAAGCCGGCGAGCACGCTGCTGCACTGCGGGCCGGGGCTCGCCAATGGCTGGGCGAATCTGCACAACGCGCGCCGGGCCAATAGCGGCATCGTCAATATCGTGGGCGATCAGGCGACCTATCATCAGCCGTTCGATGCACCGCTCACCGCCGATACCGCTGGCCTCGCCAATGCCGTGTCGCGCTGGGTGCGCACGAGCCGGCACGCGGCCGATGTCGGCAGGGATGCGGCGACGGCGGTGGCGGCGGCGCGCACCGCGCCGGGACAGATCGCCACGCTCATTCTGCCGTCCGATACGTCGTGGGATGCAGGTGGCGTCGCCGCGCGCGCGCTGCCCGTTCCCGCCGCGCCTGCCGTCGATCCGTTCGCGGTCGAGACGGCTGCGCGCATCCTTCGGCACAACCCGAACGTACTGATCCTGCTCGGCGGACACTGCGCGATGCCGCAAGCGCAGGAGCTGGCATGGCGCATCGCGAGCGCAACGGGCGCGACACTGAAGTACGAGTATGTGAACGGACGCGTCGCGCGCGGCCGTGGCCGCTTGCCGATCGAGCGCCTGCCGTACAACACCGATCAGGCCATCAAGCTGCTGGAGCCATTCCAGCACATCATCCTGGTCAACGCGAAAGCACCGGTCGGATTCTTTGCGTACCCCGGCAAGCCTTCCATTCAATACTCGGGCACTGCGCAGATTCACACCGTGTCGCGCGTCGAGCAGGATCCTGTTTCCGCATTGCTGGCGCTCGCGCAAGCGCTGAATGCGCCCCCGGCCGCCATGCCCGATGCCGGTCCGCGACCCGAAGCGGGCCGGGGCACGCCGACGCCGGAAGGCCTCGCGCGGACGCTGGCCGCGCTCATGCCGGAGAACGCCATCGTGTCCGACGAGAGCGTTTCGTTCGGGCGCGGCTTCTACCAGTTCACCCATGGGGCCGCGCCGCACGACTGGCTTCAACTGACTGGCGGCGCCATCGGCGACGGCCTGCCCGTGGCGACCGGCGCGGCGGTGGCGAGCAGTGGAGCGAGGCGAGTCATCAGTCTGCAGGCGGACGGCTCGGCCATGTATTCGTTGCAGTCCTTATGGACCCAAGCTCGCGAGAAGCTGCCCTGCACGACGATCCTTCTCAGCAACCGGAAATACAACATCCTGATCGGCGAATACCAGAATGTCGGCGCCATTCCGGGCCCGACCGCAATGAGCATGCTCGATCTCTCCAACCCCGAACTCGACTGGGTAAAGCTCGCCAATGGCATGGGCGTGGAAGCGGCGCGCGCGACGACACTGGAAGCATGCGCGGACCTGATGAAGCAGAGCTTCCTGCAAAACGGGCCTTTCCTGATCGAACTGATCATCTGA
- a CDS encoding NAD(P)-dependent oxidoreductase has product MSNTTHLGFLGLGNMGAAIALRLIHPGSTLHVFDPNPEAVGPLVEAGAIAHASPRSVADAATVVMACLPNSDVCERALFGQDAVVLGKRVQTYIEMSTLGPTVISSNAKRLAASNIATIDAPVSGGPAAARAGTLSIMLSGNDETIATAMPWLTLIAKTICRLGEQPGQAQAMKLVNNIMLAANMAVASEALTIGATAGLDADAMIEVIRSSTGHSAAADILARFAICGAFDFGAYMSIVAKDVELAIAEAKALDVPVPVLNEARSLWHGAIEQGHGGDDFTSILKIVEVRGGVTVRGAPRR; this is encoded by the coding sequence GTGAGCAATACCACGCATCTCGGCTTTCTGGGCCTCGGAAACATGGGCGCCGCGATTGCCCTGCGGCTCATTCATCCAGGCTCGACGCTGCATGTGTTCGACCCGAATCCGGAAGCGGTCGGGCCGCTCGTCGAAGCTGGCGCGATCGCGCATGCCAGCCCGCGTTCGGTGGCGGATGCGGCGACCGTTGTCATGGCCTGTCTGCCGAACAGCGACGTCTGCGAACGCGCGCTGTTCGGGCAGGATGCCGTGGTTTTGGGCAAGCGCGTGCAAACCTATATCGAGATGTCCACGCTCGGACCGACCGTGATCTCGTCGAATGCGAAGCGGCTCGCTGCCTCGAACATCGCGACCATCGATGCGCCAGTCAGCGGCGGGCCCGCTGCGGCGCGCGCAGGCACCTTGTCGATCATGCTGTCCGGCAATGACGAAACCATCGCTACCGCCATGCCGTGGCTCACACTCATCGCAAAGACAATCTGCCGGCTCGGCGAACAGCCCGGCCAGGCCCAGGCGATGAAGCTGGTGAACAACATCATGCTCGCAGCCAACATGGCCGTGGCTTCCGAGGCGCTCACGATCGGCGCGACGGCGGGACTCGACGCGGACGCCATGATCGAGGTGATCCGGTCGAGCACCGGCCACAGCGCGGCCGCGGATATTCTCGCCCGCTTCGCCATCTGCGGCGCATTCGACTTCGGTGCGTACATGTCGATCGTGGCAAAGGACGTGGAGCTTGCCATTGCCGAAGCAAAGGCGCTCGACGTGCCGGTGCCCGTGCTGAACGAAGCGCGAAGTCTGTGGCATGGCGCCATCGAACAGGGCCACGGAGGCGACGACTTCACGTCCATCCTCAAGATCGTGGAAGTACGCGGCGGCGTGACGGTTCGTGGCGCGCCACGACGATAG
- a CDS encoding cupin domain-containing protein, translated as MNSAELIAKLAYATPETAPLVPGRREFFKYRDLGVTDATDGRMRAQLTIATGDMQQTGWHYHLCESQFIFTLRGWVDLLIEDGRKIRVSAGESLLIPGGLKHNEIAISEDFELLEVSVPAKMGTVACEAPEAFASRR; from the coding sequence ATGAATTCCGCCGAGCTGATCGCGAAACTTGCCTATGCCACTCCGGAAACGGCACCACTGGTGCCGGGGCGTCGCGAGTTCTTCAAATATCGCGACCTTGGTGTCACGGATGCCACGGACGGTCGCATGCGTGCGCAACTCACCATTGCCACGGGCGACATGCAGCAAACGGGCTGGCACTACCACTTGTGCGAGTCCCAGTTCATCTTCACGTTGCGAGGATGGGTTGATCTACTGATCGAGGACGGACGGAAGATTCGCGTGAGCGCAGGCGAATCGCTGCTTATTCCGGGTGGGCTGAAGCACAACGAGATCGCCATCTCGGAAGACTTCGAGCTTCTCGAAGTGTCCGTGCCGGCAAAGATGGGCACGGTGGCCTGCGAAGCGCCCGAGGCCTTCGCTTCCCGACGTTGA
- a CDS encoding DUF1330 domain-containing protein, whose protein sequence is MTKGYIFAEVNIRSANAEWSEYSSKVQATLDAYGGVFLIRGGTQNVLEGTTDGGTIVVLEFESLQRAEEWYASTAYQDILPLRLRNAEARVMCLAGAS, encoded by the coding sequence ATGACCAAAGGTTATATTTTTGCCGAAGTGAATATTCGCTCGGCCAACGCCGAGTGGAGCGAATACAGCAGCAAGGTTCAGGCAACGCTCGACGCATACGGCGGCGTGTTCCTGATTCGTGGCGGCACGCAAAACGTGCTGGAAGGAACAACGGATGGCGGCACGATCGTGGTCCTCGAATTCGAAAGCCTCCAACGCGCGGAAGAATGGTATGCATCGACCGCGTATCAGGACATCCTGCCGCTGCGACTGCGTAATGCAGAGGCGCGAGTCATGTGTCTCGCCGGGGCCAGTTAA
- a CDS encoding GntP family permease — protein MALVIVLCSLTFLMVAAYRGYSVILFAPIAALGAVFLTEPAAVAPVFSGIFMEKMVGFVKLYFPVFLLGALFGKLIEISGFAAAIVAAAIRYIGRSRANVVIITVCALLTYGGVSVFVVVFAVYPFAAELYRQSNIPKRLMPGVIALGAFCFTMDALPGTPQIQNIIPSTFFKTTGWAAPALGMSDSVFMLVVGLIYLEWRRKSVMATGEGYGTALVNEPERVAQNMLPNPVLAIMPLVLVGVSNYCFTKWIPLWYGPSYTVAPEVLPGVHGQVTTSIKTVTAIWSVEAALILGIALVVLTAYRRVAATFADGTRAAASGALLAAMNTASEYGFGAVIAALPGFLVVSDALKTIPNPLVNAAVSVSTLAGITGSASGGMSIALAATSDLLIRNAQAAHIPLDVLHRVVAMASGGMDTLPHNGAVITLLAVTGLTHRQSYREIFAITLIKTMAVAFVIGVYYVTGWV, from the coding sequence ATGGCCTTGGTAATTGTTCTTTGTTCGCTGACGTTTCTCATGGTCGCGGCGTATCGCGGCTACAGCGTGATTCTTTTTGCGCCGATCGCCGCGCTCGGCGCTGTCTTCCTCACGGAACCCGCAGCCGTGGCGCCGGTGTTCTCGGGCATCTTCATGGAGAAGATGGTTGGCTTCGTGAAGCTCTACTTTCCGGTGTTTCTGCTTGGCGCATTATTTGGAAAGTTGATCGAGATATCGGGATTTGCAGCCGCCATTGTCGCGGCCGCCATCCGGTATATCGGCCGTTCACGCGCGAATGTCGTGATCATTACGGTGTGCGCGTTGCTGACTTACGGCGGGGTGTCGGTATTCGTGGTCGTGTTTGCGGTCTATCCATTCGCTGCGGAACTCTATCGGCAGAGCAACATTCCGAAGCGGTTAATGCCTGGCGTCATCGCGTTGGGCGCGTTCTGCTTCACCATGGATGCGCTTCCCGGCACGCCGCAGATTCAAAACATCATCCCGTCGACCTTTTTCAAGACCACGGGCTGGGCCGCGCCTGCGCTTGGGATGAGCGATTCGGTATTCATGCTCGTCGTCGGACTGATCTATCTCGAATGGCGCAGAAAGAGCGTGATGGCAACGGGCGAAGGTTACGGCACGGCGCTCGTCAACGAACCGGAGCGCGTGGCGCAGAACATGTTGCCCAACCCGGTGCTGGCGATCATGCCGCTAGTCCTGGTCGGCGTCTCGAACTATTGCTTCACGAAGTGGATTCCGCTCTGGTATGGGCCTTCGTACACCGTGGCGCCGGAGGTGCTGCCAGGCGTGCACGGTCAGGTTACGACGTCGATCAAGACGGTGACAGCGATCTGGTCCGTCGAGGCTGCATTGATTCTCGGCATCGCGCTCGTGGTCTTGACTGCGTACAGGCGGGTCGCAGCCACTTTTGCCGATGGCACGCGCGCTGCTGCAAGCGGCGCCTTGCTGGCCGCAATGAATACGGCGTCGGAATATGGCTTCGGTGCAGTGATCGCCGCATTGCCGGGTTTCCTGGTGGTAAGCGATGCGCTCAAGACCATCCCTAACCCGCTCGTCAATGCCGCCGTGTCGGTGAGCACGCTGGCCGGCATCACCGGGTCGGCCTCCGGCGGCATGAGCATCGCGCTTGCCGCGACATCCGATTTGTTGATCAGGAATGCGCAAGCCGCGCACATACCGCTGGATGTCCTGCATCGCGTCGTCGCGATGGCGAGCGGCGGCATGGACACGCTACCGCACAACGGGGCCGTCATCACGTTGCTGGCAGTGACCGGGTTGACGCATCGTCAGTCTTACCGGGAGATTTTCGCGATCACGCTCATCAAGACCATGGCCGTCGCGTTCGTCATCGGCGTCTATTACGTCACCGGGTGGGTTTGA
- a CDS encoding AraC family transcriptional regulator has protein sequence MATIRPPLNERMFAPYKIAALVEVLAEQGIAPEDSLSGSGVTVVELQDASVLTSVGQYATVCRNAVSLGCEPATPFKVGRKLHLSAYGMYGYALMSCLSLRDYFKLGVKYHRLATPTVAIEWTEYPDRMVWTFPDAFTSSPSRELREFIIEQQYTQHVTHLQDVAGGVCPPVRACFSYPAPSHADIYADYLGCECLFDQEQCELVYDSAILERKPQLAHPLTTTLLQETCDRLIGQAKTSSGVSGEVYQSLMATPGSFPDMESVAKSMHLTSRTLRRRLDEEGSSFQAIVDDVKRSLALEYLKTTKMSTEDVAMLLGFSDAANFRRALKRWTGKGAEELRR, from the coding sequence ATGGCTACCATTCGACCTCCGCTCAACGAACGCATGTTCGCGCCCTACAAGATCGCCGCACTGGTCGAGGTGCTGGCAGAGCAAGGCATCGCGCCTGAAGACAGCCTGAGTGGCTCGGGCGTCACGGTTGTCGAACTGCAGGACGCGTCTGTCCTCACGTCCGTCGGGCAGTACGCGACTGTCTGCAGGAATGCCGTGTCGCTCGGCTGCGAGCCGGCAACGCCTTTCAAGGTCGGACGCAAATTGCATTTGTCCGCCTACGGGATGTATGGCTACGCGCTCATGTCGTGTTTGTCGTTGCGCGACTATTTCAAGCTCGGCGTGAAGTATCACCGGCTCGCAACGCCGACCGTCGCTATCGAATGGACGGAGTATCCGGATCGCATGGTCTGGACGTTTCCTGATGCGTTCACGTCGAGTCCGTCGCGCGAACTGCGCGAATTCATCATCGAGCAGCAATACACGCAACACGTGACGCATCTTCAGGACGTCGCCGGCGGCGTATGCCCGCCGGTGAGGGCGTGTTTCTCATATCCCGCGCCCTCGCATGCAGACATTTACGCTGACTATCTCGGATGCGAATGCCTCTTCGATCAGGAGCAATGCGAGCTGGTCTACGACAGCGCGATTCTTGAACGCAAGCCGCAACTTGCTCACCCTCTCACGACGACATTGCTGCAAGAGACCTGCGATCGGTTGATTGGACAGGCGAAGACATCCAGCGGCGTCTCGGGCGAGGTGTACCAAAGCCTGATGGCCACGCCCGGATCCTTTCCCGACATGGAGAGCGTCGCGAAGTCGATGCATCTGACATCGCGCACCCTGAGGCGGCGACTGGATGAGGAAGGCTCGTCGTTCCAGGCCATCGTCGACGATGTCAAACGCTCGCTCGCGCTCGAATACCTGAAAACGACAAAGATGAGCACCGAGGACGTCGCGATGCTGCTTGGATTCAGCGATGCCGCGAACTTTCGGCGCGCGCTCAAACGGTGGACGGGGAAAGGCGCGGAGGAGCTTCGTCGCTGA
- a CDS encoding 3-keto-5-aminohexanoate cleavage protein, with product MSDSSRKVIISCAVTGATHVPTMSEHLPITPAQIRDQAIEAAEAGAAIIHLHARDPIDGRPTPNPDIFREFVPAIAEATDAVINITTGGSTRMSLEERLAYPLRAAPEMCSLNMGSMNFSIHPLAAKTSSWRYEWEKGYVEGMEDMIFRNTFKDIKHILLELGGKGTRFEFECYDLGHLYNLAHFVDQGLIKPPFFIQSVFGILGGMGADPENMTVMRATADRLFGRENYHFSVLGAGRHQMPLVTMSAILGGNVRVGLEDSVYIAKGVKAESNAQQVRKIRRILEELSLEIASPDDARAMLGLKGRDKVTP from the coding sequence ATGAGCGATTCGAGCCGCAAGGTCATCATTTCGTGCGCTGTCACCGGCGCCACCCACGTTCCGACGATGTCGGAGCATCTGCCGATCACCCCCGCCCAGATTCGCGATCAGGCGATCGAAGCCGCCGAAGCCGGAGCGGCGATCATTCATCTCCACGCACGCGATCCCATCGACGGCCGCCCGACGCCCAACCCCGACATCTTCCGCGAATTCGTCCCCGCCATCGCGGAGGCGACGGACGCGGTCATCAACATCACGACGGGCGGCAGCACGCGCATGAGCCTGGAAGAGCGGCTTGCGTATCCACTGCGCGCGGCGCCCGAGATGTGTTCGCTCAACATGGGCTCGATGAATTTCTCGATCCATCCGCTTGCGGCGAAAACGTCGTCGTGGCGCTACGAATGGGAAAAGGGGTATGTCGAAGGCATGGAGGACATGATCTTCCGCAACACCTTCAAGGACATCAAGCACATCCTCCTCGAACTCGGCGGTAAAGGCACGCGATTCGAGTTCGAGTGCTATGACCTCGGACATCTTTACAATCTCGCGCATTTCGTCGATCAGGGCTTGATCAAGCCGCCGTTCTTCATTCAGTCGGTGTTCGGCATTCTCGGCGGCATGGGCGCGGATCCCGAGAACATGACCGTGATGCGCGCAACGGCCGACCGCCTGTTCGGACGCGAGAACTATCACTTCTCCGTGCTCGGCGCGGGCCGTCACCAGATGCCGCTCGTCACGATGAGCGCGATTCTCGGCGGCAACGTCCGCGTCGGGCTGGAAGACAGCGTGTACATCGCCAAGGGCGTCAAGGCCGAGTCGAACGCGCAGCAAGTACGCAAGATCCGTCGCATCCTCGAAGAGCTGTCGCTCGAAATAGCGTCGCCGGACGACGCGCGCGCGATGCTCGGGCTGAAAGGGCGCGACAAGGTTACACCGTAA
- a CDS encoding MFS transporter, with protein MNIIDDLDKLHRAATRKAMQRLIPLMCAIYFMSFLDRTNVALAKAQLAIDVGISAAAYGLGSGIFFIGYALLEVPSNLAAHRIGPRRWIARIAVTWGILSTAMMFVQGEWSFYVLRVLLGIAEAGLFPALMYMVTLWFAPNDKPVVVGWIYIAPALALMLGSPLGGALMQMNGLGGLHGWQWMFMIEGIPSVLVGILLFFKMPERPRDARWLSAEEAQALESRAAADAQGHPELTSSDWMAALKRPTTVMMGLIYFLNQVAFVGLYFFAPSMIQQMHVKSPLLVGVLAASVGLGFLLGVLILPRIHRRYGNDCAFLGILTVGLIAGACAFIATSSPAARMVLLAVTAFFAGGVLPSYWAIAMKRLHGIQAAAGLAFINTIGLIGGFVGPYLFGLAETVTGRSDSGFYIILVASLLGLLLVPLFAKAIRREAEASSPLGNGSAAGMQS; from the coding sequence ATGAACATCATCGACGACCTCGACAAGCTGCACCGCGCCGCTACCCGCAAAGCGATGCAGCGCCTTATTCCACTCATGTGTGCGATCTACTTCATGTCGTTCCTGGATCGCACGAACGTCGCGCTGGCGAAAGCTCAACTGGCAATCGATGTCGGCATCAGCGCCGCCGCGTACGGGTTGGGTTCGGGCATCTTCTTCATCGGTTATGCCTTGCTGGAGGTGCCGAGCAACCTCGCCGCGCATCGCATCGGGCCGCGTCGATGGATTGCGAGAATTGCGGTGACATGGGGCATTCTCTCCACCGCGATGATGTTCGTGCAGGGCGAGTGGTCGTTCTACGTTCTGCGCGTGCTGCTGGGCATCGCCGAGGCCGGGCTTTTCCCGGCGCTCATGTACATGGTCACGCTCTGGTTCGCACCGAACGACAAGCCGGTCGTCGTGGGCTGGATCTACATCGCGCCGGCGCTCGCGCTGATGCTCGGCAGTCCGCTCGGCGGCGCGCTGATGCAGATGAACGGACTCGGCGGACTGCACGGCTGGCAATGGATGTTCATGATCGAGGGCATTCCCAGCGTACTGGTCGGCATTCTGCTTTTCTTCAAGATGCCGGAACGTCCGCGCGACGCTCGCTGGCTGTCCGCCGAGGAAGCCCAGGCGCTGGAGTCGCGTGCCGCCGCTGACGCGCAAGGACATCCGGAGCTGACGTCTTCCGACTGGATGGCAGCGTTGAAGCGCCCTACGACCGTCATGATGGGCCTGATCTACTTCCTCAACCAGGTGGCGTTCGTCGGTCTGTACTTTTTCGCGCCCTCGATGATTCAGCAGATGCACGTCAAGTCGCCGCTGCTCGTCGGCGTGCTTGCCGCGAGCGTCGGTCTTGGTTTCCTGCTGGGCGTGCTGATCCTGCCACGGATTCATCGGCGCTACGGCAATGACTGCGCGTTCCTGGGCATTCTCACGGTTGGACTCATCGCCGGCGCGTGCGCGTTCATCGCCACGTCGAGCCCCGCGGCGCGCATGGTGCTGCTTGCGGTGACGGCTTTCTTCGCCGGGGGCGTGTTGCCATCGTACTGGGCCATTGCGATGAAGCGCCTTCACGGCATTCAGGCCGCTGCAGGTCTCGCGTTCATCAACACGATCGGGCTGATCGGCGGGTTCGTCGGCCCCTACCTGTTCGGCTTGGCCGAGACGGTGACGGGACGTAGCGATTCCGGCTTTTACATCATTCTCGTGGCGTCGTTGCTCGGCCTGCTGCTTGTGCCATTGTTCGCAAAGGCGATTCGCCGCGAGGCCGAAGCATCGTCCCCGCTTGGCAACGGCAGTGCTGCCGGCATGCAATCCTGA